Below is a genomic region from Citrobacter europaeus.
GCAGATTTCCGTGAAACCCTCAATACACGGCGCGAAAAATCATGGCATCAGACAACGGTGGGAGAGGTGGTAAAGGAAATCGCCGCCCGACATAACCTCAAAATGGCGCTGGGTAAAGACCTGACGGATAAGGCGCTGGATCATCTGGACCAGACCAATGAAAGCGATGCAAGTTTTCTGATGAAACTGGCGAGACAGTATGGGGCGATTGCTTCTGTTAAGGACGGGAATCTGCTGTTTATCCGGCAGGGACAGGGAAGAACGGCGAGCGGCAAGCCGCTGCCGGTTATCACCATCACGCGTAAATCCGGTGACGGTCATCGGTTCACCCTTGCTGATCGTGGTGCCTATACCGGTGTTATTGCCAGCTGGTTGCATACGCGTGAACCCAGGAAAAAAGAGACAACCAGTGTTAAGCGTCGTCGAAAGAAAACCACCACACCCAAAGAGCCGGAAGCAAAACAGGGCGATTATCTGGTGGGAACGGATGAAAACGTGCTGGTTCTTAATCGTACCTACGCCAACCGGAGCAATGCAGAGCGCGCAGCAAAAATGCAGTGGGAACGTCTGCAGCGTGGGGTTGCTTCATTTTCCCTGCAGCTCGCTGAGGGGCGAGCTGATCTCTATACGGAAATGCCGGTGAAGGTGAGCGGCTTTAAGCAGCCCATTGATGAAGCTGAATGGACCATTACCACACTAACGCACACAGTCAGCCCGGATAATGGATTTACGACCAGCATGGAGCTTGAAGTGAAAATAGATGAGTTCGCAATGGAATGATTAGTTCCAAATTGCGAACAATGATGTATCATTATTGCGAACTGGTTAATAATGAGGGCTGATTATTATGATGAATTGTCCTATGTGCGGGCAGGCCGCACATACCCGAAGCAGCTTCCAGGTTTCCAATGAAACTAAAGAACGCTACAACCAGTGCACTAACATCGAGTGCGGGCATACTTTCGTGACGCATGAGACTTTTGTGCGCTCAGTATGCCGACCTCAAAAAATCAGCGCAGCACCGCCTCATCCAAAAGGTATGCAGGAACAATTTGCTTACTAATACTGACCCGCCGCTGGCGGGTTTTTTACGTCTGATGCCGCCATAACAAAAACGCTGTCGCCACTTTGTCGCCACACATGAAGAAGAAGTTATCTAAGTGGTTGATTGGAAGGGGGCTGAATTTCAGGCAACAAAAAACCCATCAACCTTGAACCAAAACGGCGGGGTTGATGGGCTCCACAAATTGGGGACATCAAAGAAAAGCAGTGGCAATAGTTATGACTGACGCCTTGAAGAAAAGTTCTGCTTACCTGCAAAAAATTTTCGTTAAAGGGTAAATCTCAGCGCTAACCAAGGCCAGGCCAGACAATGACGATGAGTGTCCCCGCTAATGTCAGCAGAACGTTGGCAATCGCGTAGGTCCCGGCATAGCCTAATGCGGGGATGTTACTGCGAGCCGTGTCGCTGATGATTTCCATTGCCGGAGCGCAGGTACGCGCGCCCATCATGGCGCCAAACAGCAGGGCGCGGTTCATACGTAATACGTAAGCACCGAACAAGAAACAGATGACAACCGGCACCAGGCTGACCACCAGACCGGCAATCAGCATTTGACCACCGACAACGCCAAGGCCATTGCCAATGCCGCTGCCCGCGCTTAAACCGACGCCTGCCATAAATACCATCAGGCCAAACTCTTTGACCATGTTCAACGCCCCCTGCGGGATATAGCCAAACGTTGGGTGGTTGGCACGCAGGAAGCCCAGCATGATCCCGGCGAACAGCAGTCCAGCCGCATTCCCGATGCCGAAGCTGAAATTACTGAACTGGAAGGTGATCATCCCGATCATCAGACCGATGATAAAGAAGGCGCAGAAGGCCAGGAGATCGGTCACCTGACTGTGAATGGAAATGAAGCCGATACGGTCGGCAATGGTTTTCACGCGGCGGGCATCTCCACTGACCTGTAGCACATCACCTTTATTAAGCACGACGTTGTCATCGATAGGCATTTCAATCTGGCTACGGATCACGCGGTTGAGGAAACAGCCGTGGTCGGTCAATTTCAACTGGGCCAGGCGACGGCCAACGGCATTGTGGTTTTTCACCACAATTTCTTCAGTGACGATGCGCATATCGAGCAGATCGCGATCGAACACCTCTTTCCCATTACGGAAGCTGGGGTCGAGGCGGGCATGTGCGTCCGGATAACCCACCAGGGCTATTTCATCGCCCATTTGCAGTACCGCGTCGCCATCCGGGTTGGCCAGGATGCCGTTGCGACGGATGCGTTCAATATAACAACCGGTCTGGCGATAGATACCCAGTTCGCGCAGATTTTTGCCATCGGCCCATGCCACCAGCTCCGGACCAACGCGATAGGCGCGGATCACCGGCAGATACACTTTGCGGTTGGCGTCTGTGTCCAGACCCCGTTCACGTGCGATTTGTTGGGCGCTGGTTTGCAGGTCCTGATGCTGAAGTTTTGGCAAGTAACGCGCACCAACAATCAGACTGACCAGACCAATCAAATAGGTGAGGGCGTAGCCGAGGCTCAGGTTATCAAGGGCGGTTGAAAGCGATGTTCCCGACATTCCCGAATGGCGCAAGGTGTCACCTGCGCCGACCAGCACCGGCGTGGAGGTCATCGAGCCAGCCAGCATACCCGCCGTCAGGCCGATGTCCCAGCCAAATAGCTTACCCAGCCCCAGGGCGATCAGCATTGCGCTACCGACCATCACCAGAGCAAGCATTAGATAATTTTTCCCATCGCGAAAAAAAATCGAAAAAAAGTTGGGGCCGGCTTCGACGCCGACACAAAAAATAAACAGCATAAAGCCGAGATTTAATGCGTCAGTGTTAATACTAAAGTGCTGCTGACCTAATAATAGGGACACCACTAAAACGCCAATGGAATTACCGAGTTGGACTGAACCCAGGCGTAATTTACCCAGACACAGGCCCAGTGCCAGGACCACAAATAATAACAGGATGTAATTCCCATTTAACAAATCTGCGACGTTTATATTCACGGAGACTAACTTCTTGTTTACTAGTAAGCTATTGAAAGAAATGGCAATTTACGCTAATGTTTTTGCCAGAAATTAAGGGGGCGACAGCTTCGTACACAGCCCCGAATAATGCAGCGTAACAATATATGCGGCTAGTTTAATCTCATTACGTATCAACGGCTATAAGAATCGTGTGAGTGTGTTTTTGGCATGGAATGCCAGGTTACTTTATCTGACTGGACGCCTGCGGGCGAAAAGAGTGTTCGATAGAGAATGTGTCAGGAGGAACGATTGAAACATAAGCAAAGTTGGGCGGGTGCGGTCTGCTGCTTTGTGCTCTTTATTGTGGTGTGTCTTTCATTAACGCTGAACGTGAAAGGGGCATTCAGGGCGGCAGGGCATCCTGAGGTCGGATTGTTGTTTTTTATCCTGCCTGGTGCTGCAGCAAGTTTTTTCTCCCATCGTCGGGAGGTGCTCAAACCCCTTCTTGGTGCCATGTTGGCGGCGCCGTGCTGTCTGTTACTGATGCGGTTCGTTTTTATGCCGACGCGTTCATTGTGGCAAGAGCTGGCGTGGTTGTTTAGTGCGGTGTTTTGGTGCGCGCTTGGCGCATTATGTTTTTTGTTTATCAGTAGCCTGTTCAATCAGCATCAACGACGGAAAAAGAACTGATGACGCCCTCCAGCGGAGGGCGTAGAAACAGCTATCAGGCGAACAGATTCATGTTCTCTTTTGCCCACGCTTCAAAATCCGTGCAGCCGCCGATGTGTTTTTGATCAACAAAAATCTGCGGAACGGTTTCGACTGGCTTACCTACCGTCTTTTCCAGATCGGCTTTCGTAATACCTTCGGCATGGATATCAATGTAGCGGAAGTTAAAATCGTCATGCTCATTGCTTAATTTTTCTGCTAATTCTTTTGCGCGCACGCAATACGGGCACCCTGGACGACCAAAAATAACGGCAAACATCTCTCTCTCCTCGAACTTATCAGGCCGGATGGCAATACTGTTTATGATGCCGCGATTTGTGACGGATGAAAAGCAGGTTCAGCCTGTTGCTTTGATATCCTCAAGCTATAACTGTTAAACACGACAAGCCGGAACGTTTTATAATGAAAGCCATTTTGCCGGGAGGCCGCTTATGCGCACAATTGGTACATTACCCAAAAGCGTATTGATGCTGGAAATCATAGGGATGGTTTTGTTATCGCTGGCGTTGCTATCGCTTAACGATTACCTCTCTTTACCCGCGCCGCTTAGCAGTCCGTTAGCCTGCGTGGTGATGATATTTCTGGGTGTGCTGCTGATGCTCCCCGCTGCGGTGGTATTAACGTGGCGTATTGCTCAACGGCTTGCGCCGCAGCTGATGTCACGAGCCCCCGGCGATTCTTCCCGTTCAGACAGAGAAAAAAGAGATGACGCCAACCATTGATCTACTTCGTAGCCATCGTTCCATTCGCCATTTCACCGATGATACCATTTCGGATGCGCAGCGAGAGGCGATAATTGCCGCCGCTCAGGGTACATCAAGTTCCAGTTTTTTACAGTGCTCGACGATTGTTCGCATAACGGATAAAGCCCTGCGTGAATCACTGGCTACTTTATCCGGTGGACAAAAACATGTGGCGCAGGCCGCTGAATTCTGGGTATTTTGCGCTGATTTTAATCGCCATTTGCAGATTTGCCCTGACGCGCAACTCGGGTTGGCGGAACAACTGCTGCTGGGCGTGGTTGATACCGCGATGATGGCGCAAAACGCGCTAACAGCTGCAGAGTCTTTGGGGCTTGGCGGCGTGTTTATTGGCGGCCTGCGTAACAACATTGAGCCAGTCACCGAACTGCTGAAGCTTCCGCAACACGTTCTGCCGCTGTTTGGGCTGTGTCTCGGCTGGCCTGCCGATAACCCGGATATCAAGCCGCGTCTGCCCGCATCGCTTGTGGTGCACGAAAACCAGTATCAGCCGCTCAATAAAGAGGCTTTGTCGCAATATGATGAGCAGCTCGCGCAGTACTATCTGACCCGAGGCAGTAATACGCGCCGTGACACCTGGAGCGACCATATTCGCCGTACCATCATTAAAGAAAGTCGCCCCTTTATCCTGGAATATTTGCATAAACAGGGATGGGCCACGCGCTAAAGATTTTAACCCAGTGTATGATACGCCAGCTTTTACCAGGTCATTCAGAGAGGTGCAGGGTGAAAATTGCCATTTTATCCCGGGACGGAACGCTCTATTCTTGTAAACGCCTGCGTGAAGCGGCGATGCATCGCGGTCACCTGGTAGAAATTATCGATCCCCTTTCTTGCTATATGAACATTAGCCCGGCGGCGTCCTCTATTCATTACAAGGGCCGGCAGCTTCCCCATTTCGACGCGGTGATCCCAAGGATTGGTTCAGCGATTACCTTTTACGGTACGGCGGCGTTGCGCCAGTTTGAGATGCTGGGTAGCTATCCGCTGAATGAATCAGTAGCGATTACACGGGCGCGCGACAAGCTGCGTTCGCTGCAGTTGCTGGCGCGTCAGGGCATCGATTTACCCATCACCGGGATCGCCCACTCTCCGGACGATACCAGCGATATGATTGATATGGTTGGCGGCGCGCCGCTGGTGGTGAAGCTGGTTGAAGGCACGCAGGGGATTGGCGTGGTACTGGCGGAAACGCGCCAGGCCGCAGAAAGCGTGGTGGATGCCTTTCGTGGGTTGAATGCCCATATTCTGGTTCAGGAATATATCAAAGAAGCGAAAGGGCGAGATATTCGCTGTTTCGTGGTAGGTGACGAGGTGGTGGCGGCCATTGAGCGCCGGGCGAAAGAGGGCGATTTTCGTTCTAATCTCCATCGCGGCGGGGTTGCCACGATTGCGAACATTACGCCGCGCGAAAGAGAAATTGCGCTCAAAGCCGCTCAGACAATGGGCCTGGACGTTGCAGGCGTTGATATTCTGCGCGCTGAACGTGGGCCGCTGGTTATGGAAGTCAACGCGTCTCCCGGACTTGAAGGGGTGGAGAAAACCACCGGAATAGATATTGCAGGCAAGATGATCCAGTGGATCGAGCGTCACGCTACGCCTGAATTTTGCCTTAAAATCGGCGGCTAAGCACAATATCGATTTCGATCGTGGTATGACACGATCTTTTTGCGTAAGCTGTGCCGGTATTTTTTTCATCAATAGAGGTCGCACATTATTATGACATCACTGGTCGTTCCCACTCTGGATACGTTGCGTCAATGGCTCGACGACCTGGGCATGAGTTTTTTTGAATGCGATACCTGTCAGGCGCTGCATTTGCCGCATATGCAGAATTTTGACGGCATCTTTGATGCAAAAGTTGATTTGGTCGATAACGTCATTCTGTTTTCCGCGATGGCGGAAGTCAGACCTTCTGCACTGCTGCCACTGGCCGCCGACCTGTCTGCGATTAATGCCAGTTCACTGACGGTGAAAGCCTTTCTGGATATGCAGGATGATAATCTGCCAAAGCTGGTGGTTTGCCAGTCTTTATCCGTTACGCCAGGCGTGACGTTTGAGCAGTTTGAATATTTTGTTCGCCAGAGTGAAGAGCAAATATCGATGGTGATCCTCGAAGCCGGTGCGCATCAGCTGTTATTTAACGCTGAAGAAGATGCGCAAAACAGCAGCGCTGAAGTTCATTTCCTCCATTAATTCTTCCTGAATCTGGACATATATTGCGCAGCCGCTGCCAGAGCGGTTGCGTATTGCCCGTTTTTATTCTGCGTTTAACCTTTCATTAAAGAATTATTCACCTCGATTCAGCGCATTCCGCTTTATGTCATAGACAATTCTTGCATAAAAAATTGATAAAAGACGTTTTTTAATCTGGGCTATATCCACAATTCCTGGCTAAAGTTATTCTTGCGAAGCTTACCAACGCCATCATTTAAACAGCCCCTTGTGACCTGAGCTGCGGCCACAATGTATGTTGAATGCATAGGCGGATGCCAGCGAGCAATAGCGGCGTGAGGAGAGGCCTCTCTTTTCATTGGTGCCGCATGAAAGAATATGCACGTTTCTTGCATATGATTAGAGTGTGACATTTTTGTTCGTTTGTTAACGAACTTTCAGAAGGAAAGAGATTATGACCGCCTTAAATAAAAAATGGTTATCAGGCCTGGTTGCGGGCACTCTGATGGCTATCTCTGCCGGTACGCTCGCTGCTGAACAAAAAACGCTGCATATTTATAACTGGTCTGATTATATTGCCCCGGATACGGTGGCTAATTTTGAAAAAGAGACCGGAATTAAGGTTATCTATGACGTATTTGATTCCAATGAAGTGCTGGAAGGTAAGCTCATGGCTGGCAGTACCGGCTTTGACCTTGTTGTTCCATCCGCCAGTTTCCTTGAGCGTCAACTGACTGCAGGCGTCTTTCAGCCGCTGGATAAGAGCAAATTGCCGGGCTGGAAAAACCTCGATCCTGAACTGCTAAAGCTGGTGGGTAAACACGATCCGGACAACAAGTTTGCGATGCCGTACATGTGGGCCACGACCGGCATTGGCTATAACGTGGATAAAGTCAAAGCGGTGCTGGGGCCGGATGCGCCGGTTGATAGCTGGGATTTGATCCTCAAGCCAGAAAATCTGGAAAAACTCAAAAGCTGCGGCGTCTCTTTCCTTGATGCTCCCGAAGAGGTGTTCGCCACGGTGCTGAACTATTTGGGTAAAGACCCAAACAGTACCAAAGCGGATGATTACACCGGGCCGGCAACGGATCTGCTGCTAAAACTGCGTCCGAATATTCGCTATTTCCACTCCTCGCAGTACATCAACGACCTGGCAAACGGTGATACCTGCGTCGCGATCGGCTGGGCCGGGGACGTATGGCAGGCAGCAAACCGTGCGAAAGAAGCGAAAAATGGCGTCAATATCTCATTCTCCATTCCTAAAGAAGGTGCAATGGCGTTCTTTGACGTGTTCGCGATGCCAGCCGATGCGAAAAACAAAGATGAAGCCTATCAGTTCCTTAACTACCTGCTGCGCCCTGATGTGATTGCGCATATTTCCGACCACGTGTTCTATGCCAATGCCAACAAAGAAGCGACAGCACTGGTCAGCCAGGAAGTTCGTGACAACCCGGGCATTTACCCGCCTGCGGATGTTCGCGCCAAGCTGTTCACGCTGAAAGTTCAGGATCCGAAGATCGATCGTGTCCGTACTCGCGCCTGGACGAAGGTAAAAAGCGGAAAATAACCTGATGTACGGGACGTGACCCGGCAGGATTTACGCCTGCCGGGCAGTGCCGATCCCGGACACACAAAACCCGGCAATACGCACCACCGTGGTGCGTTATTTGCACCGTTTCTTTGTTTTATGCCGGAGAGCACCTGAGTGAATGATGCAACCCCACGCCCACAAGCGAAAATCCGCAAGGCGCTGACCCCGCTGCTTGAAATTCGCAATCTGACCAAGTCATTTGACGGTCAGCACGCCGTTGATGACGTCAATCTTACTATCTACAAAGGTGAAATATTTGCTCTGCTCGGCGCGTCCGGCTGTGGCAAATCGACCCTGCTGCGAATGCTGGCGGGATTTGAACAGCCGACAACCGGGCAAATTATGCTTGATGGCGTCGATTTAGCGCATGTTCCGCCTTATCTACGTCCGATTAATATGATGTTTCAATCCTATGCCTTGTTTCCGCATATGACGGTAGAGCAAAACATTGCCTTTGGCCTCAAGCAGGACAAACTGCCGAAGGCTGAAATCGCCAGCAGGGTGAATGAGATGCTGGGCCTGGTGCATATGCAGGAGTTTGCCAAACGTAAACCGCATCAGCTTTCTGGCGGTCAACGCCAGCGTGTGGCGTTGGCGCGTAGCCTGGCGAAAAGGCCGAAGCTGCTGCTGTTGGATGAACCGATGGGAGCGCTGGATAAAAAGCTCCGTGACCGCATGCAACTGGAAGTGGTGGATATTCTTGAACGCGTCGGCGTGACCTGCGTGATGGTGACGCACGATCAGGAAGAAGCCATGACGATGGCGGGGCGCATTGCGATCATGAACCGTGGCAAATTTGTCCAGATCGGCGAACCGGAAGAGATCTACGAGCATCCGACCACGCGTTACAGCGCAGAGTTTATCGGTTCGGTTAACGTCTTTGAGGGGCTGCTGAAAGAACGGCAGGAAGATGGTCTGGTTATTGAGTCTCCAGGTCTGGTGCATCCACTGAAAGTTGACGCCGATGCGTCTGTTGTCGATAACGTCCCGGTGTATGTTGCGCTGCGCCCGGAAAAAATTATGCTCTGCGAAGCTCCTCCGCCAGAGGGATATAACTTCGCGGTAGGCGAAGTGGTGCACATTGCCTACCTGGGCGATTTATCGGTGTACCACGTACGTTTGAAAAGCGGCCAGATGCTGAGCGCTCAGCTACAAAATGAACATCGTTATCGCAAAGGATTACCAACCTGGGGTGATGAAGTTCGTTTATGTTGGGATGCGGACAGTTGTGTGGTGTTGACGGTTTAAGGAGCGAAGATGAGTACACTTGAACCTCCGGCACGCGTAGATAAAGCGGGGCGATTCACGCTGTTTATGTCGCGGCTGCAAATGAAGCACGGGCGCAAGCTGGTGATCGCGCTGCCGTATGTGTGGCTATTGCTCCTGTTCCTGCTGCCGTTTCTGATCGTCTTCAAAATCAGTTTGGCTGAAATGGCGCGCGCTATTCCACCGTATACCGACCTCGTTTCATGGGCTGATGGTCAGCTCTCCATCACGCTCAACTTAGGAAATTTCCTGCAACTGACGGACGATCCGCTCTATTTTGATGCGTACCTGCAATCGTTGCAGGTGGCGGGAGTTTCGACTGTCTGTTGCCTGCTGCTGGGGTATCCGCTGGCATGGGCGGTCGCGCACAGCAAGCCCTCGACGCGCAATATTCTGTTGCTGCTGGTGATCCTGCCGTCCTGGACGTCGTTTTTGATTCGTGTTTACGCCTGGATGGGGATCCTGAAAAATAACGGCGTGTTGAACAACTTCCTGATGTGGCTGGGTGTTATCGACCAGCCGTTGACGATCCTGCATACCAATCTGGCGGTTTATATCGGTATTGTTTACGCCTATTTGCCCTTTATGGTGCTGCCGATTTATACCGCGCTGACGCGTATTGATTACTCGCTGGTGGAAGCGGCGCTTGATTTAGGCGCCCGACCGTTGAAAACCTTCTTTAGCGTGATCGTGCCGTTGACCAAGGGCGGGATTATCGCAGGGTCAATGCTGGTGTTTATTCCGGCTGTTGGGGAGTTTGTTATCCCGGAACTGCTGGGTGGCCCGGACAGCATTATGATTGGCCGTGTACTTTGGCAGGAGTTTTTCAATAACCGCGACTGGCCGGTGGCTTCTGCCGTCGCCATTATTATGTTGTTGCTACTGATTGTGCCGATCATGTGGTTCCACAAATATCAGCAAAAAAGCGTGGGGGAACACGGATGAATAACTTACCGGTCGTTCGCTCGCCGTGGCGTATTTTTATCCTGGTGCTGGGCTTTACCTTCCTGTACGCGCCGATGCTGATGTTGGTCATCTATTCGTTTAACAGCTCGAAGCTGGTGACGGTATGGGCGGGTTGGTCAACCCGTTGGTATGGTGAGCTTTTCCACGATAGCGCGATGATAAGCGCCGTCGGCATGAGCTTAACGATTGCCGCGGGCGCTGCAACGATGGCGGCAATCCTCGGTACCATAGCCGCCGTGGTCATGGTGCGCTTTGGTCGTTTTCGTGGTTCGAATGGTTTCGCCTTTATGATCACCGCGCCGCTGGTTATGCCAGATGTCATTACCGGTTTGTCGCTGCTGCTGCTGTTTGTGGCACTGGCGCACGCCATCGGCTGGCCTGCGGATCGCGGTATGTTGACCATCTGGCTGGCGCACGTCACCTTCTGCACGGCCTATGTCGCGGTG
It encodes:
- a CDS encoding aspartate:alanine antiporter, whose product is MNINVADLLNGNYILLLFVVLALGLCLGKLRLGSVQLGNSIGVLVVSLLLGQQHFSINTDALNLGFMLFIFCVGVEAGPNFFSIFFRDGKNYLMLALVMVGSAMLIALGLGKLFGWDIGLTAGMLAGSMTSTPVLVGAGDTLRHSGMSGTSLSTALDNLSLGYALTYLIGLVSLIVGARYLPKLQHQDLQTSAQQIARERGLDTDANRKVYLPVIRAYRVGPELVAWADGKNLRELGIYRQTGCYIERIRRNGILANPDGDAVLQMGDEIALVGYPDAHARLDPSFRNGKEVFDRDLLDMRIVTEEIVVKNHNAVGRRLAQLKLTDHGCFLNRVIRSQIEMPIDDNVVLNKGDVLQVSGDARRVKTIADRIGFISIHSQVTDLLAFCAFFIIGLMIGMITFQFSNFSFGIGNAAGLLFAGIMLGFLRANHPTFGYIPQGALNMVKEFGLMVFMAGVGLSAGSGIGNGLGVVGGQMLIAGLVVSLVPVVICFLFGAYVLRMNRALLFGAMMGARTCAPAMEIISDTARSNIPALGYAGTYAIANVLLTLAGTLIVIVWPGLG
- the potH gene encoding putrescine ABC transporter permease PotH, with the translated sequence MSTLEPPARVDKAGRFTLFMSRLQMKHGRKLVIALPYVWLLLLFLLPFLIVFKISLAEMARAIPPYTDLVSWADGQLSITLNLGNFLQLTDDPLYFDAYLQSLQVAGVSTVCCLLLGYPLAWAVAHSKPSTRNILLLLVILPSWTSFLIRVYAWMGILKNNGVLNNFLMWLGVIDQPLTILHTNLAVYIGIVYAYLPFMVLPIYTALTRIDYSLVEAALDLGARPLKTFFSVIVPLTKGGIIAGSMLVFIPAVGEFVIPELLGGPDSIMIGRVLWQEFFNNRDWPVASAVAIIMLLLLIVPIMWFHKYQQKSVGEHG
- the nfsA gene encoding nitroreductase NfsA, producing the protein MTPTIDLLRSHRSIRHFTDDTISDAQREAIIAAAQGTSSSSFLQCSTIVRITDKALRESLATLSGGQKHVAQAAEFWVFCADFNRHLQICPDAQLGLAEQLLLGVVDTAMMAQNALTAAESLGLGGVFIGGLRNNIEPVTELLKLPQHVLPLFGLCLGWPADNPDIKPRLPASLVVHENQYQPLNKEALSQYDEQLAQYYLTRGSNTRRDTWSDHIRRTIIKESRPFILEYLHKQGWATR
- a CDS encoding YbjN domain-containing protein; this translates as MTSLVVPTLDTLRQWLDDLGMSFFECDTCQALHLPHMQNFDGIFDAKVDLVDNVILFSAMAEVRPSALLPLAADLSAINASSLTVKAFLDMQDDNLPKLVVCQSLSVTPGVTFEQFEYFVRQSEEQISMVILEAGAHQLLFNAEEDAQNSSAEVHFLH
- the potG gene encoding putrescine ABC transporter ATP-binding subunit PotG produces the protein MNDATPRPQAKIRKALTPLLEIRNLTKSFDGQHAVDDVNLTIYKGEIFALLGASGCGKSTLLRMLAGFEQPTTGQIMLDGVDLAHVPPYLRPINMMFQSYALFPHMTVEQNIAFGLKQDKLPKAEIASRVNEMLGLVHMQEFAKRKPHQLSGGQRQRVALARSLAKRPKLLLLDEPMGALDKKLRDRMQLEVVDILERVGVTCVMVTHDQEEAMTMAGRIAIMNRGKFVQIGEPEEIYEHPTTRYSAEFIGSVNVFEGLLKERQEDGLVIESPGLVHPLKVDADASVVDNVPVYVALRPEKIMLCEAPPPEGYNFAVGEVVHIAYLGDLSVYHVRLKSGQMLSAQLQNEHRYRKGLPTWGDEVRLCWDADSCVVLTV
- a CDS encoding phage late control D family protein, with the translated sequence MNVNSDLLNLNSKSPAFSIVIEGKDVTTVLDTRLMSLTLTDYRGFEADQLDLELDDADGLIALPRRGAVIQLALGWKGQPLFPKGAFTVDEIEHSGAPDRLTIRARSADFRETLNTRREKSWHQTTVGEVVKEIAARHNLKMALGKDLTDKALDHLDQTNESDASFLMKLARQYGAIASVKDGNLLFIRQGQGRTASGKPLPVITITRKSGDGHRFTLADRGAYTGVIASWLHTREPRKKETTSVKRRRKKTTTPKEPEAKQGDYLVGTDENVLVLNRTYANRSNAERAAKMQWERLQRGVASFSLQLAEGRADLYTEMPVKVSGFKQPIDEAEWTITTLTHTVSPDNGFTTSMELEVKIDEFAME
- a CDS encoding YbjC family protein, with product MRTIGTLPKSVLMLEIIGMVLLSLALLSLNDYLSLPAPLSSPLACVVMIFLGVLLMLPAAVVLTWRIAQRLAPQLMSRAPGDSSRSDREKRDDANH
- a CDS encoding ogr/Delta-like zinc finger family protein, coding for MMNCPMCGQAAHTRSSFQVSNETKERYNQCTNIECGHTFVTHETFVRSVCRPQKISAAPPHPKGMQEQFAY
- the rimK gene encoding 30S ribosomal protein S6--L-glutamate ligase translates to MKIAILSRDGTLYSCKRLREAAMHRGHLVEIIDPLSCYMNISPAASSIHYKGRQLPHFDAVIPRIGSAITFYGTAALRQFEMLGSYPLNESVAITRARDKLRSLQLLARQGIDLPITGIAHSPDDTSDMIDMVGGAPLVVKLVEGTQGIGVVLAETRQAAESVVDAFRGLNAHILVQEYIKEAKGRDIRCFVVGDEVVAAIERRAKEGDFRSNLHRGGVATIANITPREREIALKAAQTMGLDVAGVDILRAERGPLVMEVNASPGLEGVEKTTGIDIAGKMIQWIERHATPEFCLKIGG
- the potI gene encoding putrescine ABC transporter permease PotI yields the protein MNNLPVVRSPWRIFILVLGFTFLYAPMLMLVIYSFNSSKLVTVWAGWSTRWYGELFHDSAMISAVGMSLTIAAGAATMAAILGTIAAVVMVRFGRFRGSNGFAFMITAPLVMPDVITGLSLLLLFVALAHAIGWPADRGMLTIWLAHVTFCTAYVAVVISSRLRELDHSIEEAAMDLGATPLKVFFVITLPMIMPAVISGWLLAFTLSLDDLVIASFVSGPGATTLPMLVFSSVRMGVNPEINALATLILGVVGIIGFIAWYLMARTEKQRIRDIQRARRG
- the potF gene encoding spermidine/putrescine ABC transporter substrate-binding protein PotF; amino-acid sequence: MTALNKKWLSGLVAGTLMAISAGTLAAEQKTLHIYNWSDYIAPDTVANFEKETGIKVIYDVFDSNEVLEGKLMAGSTGFDLVVPSASFLERQLTAGVFQPLDKSKLPGWKNLDPELLKLVGKHDPDNKFAMPYMWATTGIGYNVDKVKAVLGPDAPVDSWDLILKPENLEKLKSCGVSFLDAPEEVFATVLNYLGKDPNSTKADDYTGPATDLLLKLRPNIRYFHSSQYINDLANGDTCVAIGWAGDVWQAANRAKEAKNGVNISFSIPKEGAMAFFDVFAMPADAKNKDEAYQFLNYLLRPDVIAHISDHVFYANANKEATALVSQEVRDNPGIYPPADVRAKLFTLKVQDPKIDRVRTRAWTKVKSGK
- a CDS encoding inner membrane protein YbjM, with translation MKHKQSWAGAVCCFVLFIVVCLSLTLNVKGAFRAAGHPEVGLLFFILPGAAASFFSHRREVLKPLLGAMLAAPCCLLLMRFVFMPTRSLWQELAWLFSAVFWCALGALCFLFISSLFNQHQRRKKN
- a CDS encoding GrxA family glutaredoxin, with protein sequence MFAVIFGRPGCPYCVRAKELAEKLSNEHDDFNFRYIDIHAEGITKADLEKTVGKPVETVPQIFVDQKHIGGCTDFEAWAKENMNLFA